The Humulus lupulus chromosome 3, drHumLupu1.1, whole genome shotgun sequence genome window below encodes:
- the LOC133823925 gene encoding probable indole-3-pyruvate monooxygenase YUCCA9 has product MAWLLLWLVDKLMLFLSWLVLGNIEKYGLKRPSTGPLTLKNTEGKTPVLDIGTLEKIKSGDITVVAGIKRFTRNQVELVDGETLDIDSVILATGYRGNVPSWLQEGEFFSKNGFPKSPFPQGWKGNAGLYAVGFTRRGLSGGSSDAMRITQDIGKVWKLETRQQTKRATACHRRCISQM; this is encoded by the exons ATGGCATGGCTCCTACTCTGGCTCGTTGACAAGCTCATGTTGTTCTTGTCATGGTTGGTTCTTGGAAACATTGAAAAATATGGCCTAAAAAGACCTTCAACAGGACCATTAACGCTGAAAAACACAGAAGGAAAGACCCCAGTTTTAGATATTGGAACATTAGAGAAGATCAAATCCGGAGATATTACAGTCGTTGCCGGAATCAAGAGATTCACACGCAACCAAGTTGAACTCGTCGATGGCGAAACTCTCGACATTGACTCAGTCATTCTCGCTACTGGTTATCGCGGCAACGTTCCTTCATGGCTTCAG GAAGGTGAATTTTTCTCCAAAAATGGATTCCCCAAATCCCCATTTCCACAAGGTTGGAAGGGAAATGCTGGTCTTTACGCAGTTGGGTTCACAAGGAGAGGGCTCTCTGGTGGTTCCTCAGATGCCATGAGAATAACTCAAGATATTGGCAAGGTCTGGAAACTTGAAACCAGACAACAGACCAAGAGAGCCACTGCTTGTCACAGACGTTGCATATCTcaaatgtga